A single window of Melospiza georgiana isolate bMelGeo1 chromosome 6, bMelGeo1.pri, whole genome shotgun sequence DNA harbors:
- the LOC131084945 gene encoding olfactory receptor 5B21-like gives MAAKGNGSTSAHFVLLGFSEQGHVQVVLFVVLLVLHVITLLGNAGLLVLIRLVAQLHTPMYFFLSSLSFLELCYSSCITPGLLQALLHEDKAISHTECLMQFYFYVAFATTECCLLAAMAYDRCVAVCPPCSTLVHVPRCSGQHAKVSKPPDGVFGNSGHLEGCTEFRHRGICACLVAGSCLAGVTNAALHTGLALRLSFCGPIDYFYCEGPPLFALSCTDPAPNKLGMLLMAGFSLAATVLAILLSYALSLAATILAILRAAGKREAFSTCAFRLAAVALFHGSLVSMYCQHSSSSSRQPDKVASVFYTKVMPMLNPFIYSLRNQEGKAGLWRLMGRKHSVKNRI, from the exons ATGGCAGCCAAAGGAAATGGAAGCACCAGTGCTCACTTTGTCCTCTTGGGATTCTCTGAGCAGGGCCATGTCCAGGTTGTCCTGTTTGtggtgctcctggtgctccatgTGATCACCCTGCTGGGGAATGCGGGGCTGCTGGTGTTGATCAGGCTGGTTGCCCAGCTCCACACCCCCATGTACTTCTtcctgagcagcctgtccttcctggagctctgctATTCCTCCTGCATCACCCccgggctgctccaggctctcctGCATGAGGACAAGGCCATTTCCCACACAGAGTGCCTCATGCAGTTCTATTTCTACGTGGCCTTCGCCACCACCGAGTGCTGCCTGCTGGCTGCCATGGCCTACGACCGCTGCGTGGCCgtctgccctccctgctctaCCCTTGTCCATGTCCCGAG gtgttctgggcagcaTGCCAAGGTCTCCAAGCCCCCCGATGGGGTCTttggcaactctggacacctgGAGGGATGTACTGAGTTCCGACACCGAGGGATCTGTGCATGTCTGGTGGCCggctcctgcctggctggggtCACCAACGCCGCCCTCCACACAGGCCTGGCCCTCAGGCTGAGCTTCTGCGGCCCCATCGACTACTTCTACTGCGAGGGGCCCCCGCTCTTCGCCCTCTCCTGCACGGACCCCGCGCCCAACAAGCTGGGCATGTTGCTCATGGCGGGATTCAGCCTGGCTGCCACCGTCCTGGCCATCCTCCTCTCCTACGccctcagcctggctgccacCATCCTGGCCATTCTGC GGGCCGCAGGGAAGCGCGAGGCCTTCTCCACCTGCGCCTTCCGCCTGGCTGCCGTGGCGCTCTTCCACGGATCCCTGGTGTCCATGtactgccagcacagctccagcagctcccggCAGCCAGACAAGGTGGCCTCTGTGTTCTACACCAAGGTGATGCCCATGCTGAACCCcttcatctacagcctgaggaaccaggagggGAAGGCCGGGCTCTGGAGGCTGATGGGGAGGAAACACTCAGTGAAAAATA GAATTTAA